ACGGAGGTGAGAGAGAAGCACACGTCAGTTGCGTAAATCCGAACCATGGCCGAGAGGCAATAAGTAGAGGTTGTTACCCCGGAGACATCGACCACACTATCATCCCAAAGTAAGAGTATCCCTCCTCTAGTCCCGTTCGCTGGGTGCTGGGCGATTTTTTTAGTCTGTTGCCCCCAAGGAAGGCAGCCACAAACTTGTCCACATTGTCGAGCTTTGTCTCCTGTAAGTAGGCGAGCTGACACAAGGAGGCAGTGATTGTAGCAATGACTGTTGCCCTTCTTGCAGGGCAATTTAGCCCGCGGACATTCCAGCTTAAAGTGTTGACGGGTTGTGACATCATGGAGAACTAAGACAAACACATTGAACGGCAAGGCGTTGATGAAACTGCCACATACAACCCAACCAACTACGCAATCTGGTGCCTCTGATACAACTCACGCAAAGGAAAGCAAAAACTAAAGAAGCCACCCTGGGCCTAATGGAAAGCTGGTCTAACATAGCAACTAGGAACTCCCAACAACGTAGTTGACAACTTGGGCTTCCGTCGGCTATGAGCCCAGGGCCCCGTCCTGGTCGGCCACAAGCTCCGTGGCACCCTCACCACCATGGTCGATCAAGGCGTCCTCGACGCTGTTGTCAGCAGCATCATGAAGATGGAAGAACTCCCTCATGGCCATAATCACTTCTGGAGCTAGCTGGTCCTTGAACTTGGCTGTGAACTTGTCCAGCGTGTCCACTGTGACATCTTCCTCGTCCCTGATGATCCCGAGACTGCGACACACGAGCTTTTCCGCCTCCTTGGCTGCTGGAGCAGCAGCCTTCTTGTCGCCGGAGCGCCTAATCCGTTGCAGCGAAAGGCCGCCTCTCATGGAGATTTTAACACCGGCAAGCGTATTACGGTGAACTATGGGTGCCCTAGGCGGAGATGATGCAGGCGAGGCAAGGATGCCCATCTGCCGAGCCTCGAAGATGGGCGCCAGCGTAGCTCCGGCGCCCTGTAGGCTATGGCCACGCGACACAGAAGGCGTGCGGCGCAACGGCCGTCAGCAACCAGTGGTGGAGTGGGGGAGGACTCGAAGCCAGGAGTTCTGGCAGGCGATGACAGGGGCCGAAGCAGCGTCACGGGTGAGCAGAGCTCGAGCAGGGATAGGCTGGGCTTGCTGAGGAGCATGGGAGAGCTCTTATCTTCAGCACACTTTGACCTCGAACTTACCGGCAGGACTGTTGTAGGAGAGAGCGGGGGGGGGACACCTGGGGGGTGATGCTCTCCGCTGATCGGCGCCTGGCAGAGCGGGGAGAGGCCGAGCGCAAGGGGCTGCGACCGCGAGCACCAGCCACCAGGGAAGGCAACAGCTCGAGGGCGCGCTCTGACTCGCCGCTGCCCGAGCCTGAACCACGCAGGCGAAAGGCAGCGTCATCTACAGGGGGCGTTGCCGCGCGCGAGGGCCGCTGCagggttgtgatacgtctccaacatatctataattttttattactccatgctatattatctactattttggacattattgggctttattatccatttttatattatttttaggactaacctattaaccggaggcccagcccagaattgctgttttttgcctattttagggtttcgaagaaaaaggaatatcaaacgaagtccaaacggaatgaaacctctgggaacgtgattttctcaacaaacaagacccgggagacttggaccctacgtcaagacataaaaggggaggccacaaggtaggggcgcgcctaccccccaaggcgcgccctccaccctcgtgggccccctgttgctccaccgacgtactccttcctcctatatatacctacgtacccccaaacgatcagatgcggagccaaaaacctaattccaccaccgcaactttctgtatccacgaggtcccatcttggggcctgttctggagcttcgccggagggggcattgatcacggagggcttctacatcaacaccatagcccctccgatgaagtgtgagtagtttacctcagaccttcgggtccatagttattagctagatggattcttctctctttttggatctcaatacaatgttctcccccactcttgtggagaactattcgatgtccactcttgtggagaactattcgatgtaatcttcttttttgatgtgtttgttgagaccgatgaattgtgggtttatgatcaagtctatctatgaacaatatttgaatcttctctgaattcttttatgtatgattggttatctttgcaagtctctttgaattatcagtttggtttggcctactagattgatctttcttgcaatgggagaagtgcttagctttgggttcaatcttgcggtgtcctttcccagtgacagtaggggcagcaaggcacgtattgtattgttgccatcgaggataacaagatggggttttcatcatattgcataagtttatccctctacatcatgtcatcttgcttaaggtgttactctgtttttaacttaatactctagatgcatgctggatagcggtcgatgagtggagtaatagtagtagatgcaggcaggagtcggtctacttgtcttgcacatgatgcctatatacatgatcatacctagatattctcataactatgctcaattctatcaattgctcaacagtaatttgttcacccaccgtagaatacttatgctctcgagagaagccactagtgaaacttatggcccccggtcaatctttatcatattaatctcctactacttagttatttcctttgctctttactttgcctttattttactttgcatctttatcacaaaaaataccaaaaatattatcttatcatatctatcagatctcactctcgtaagtggccgtgtagggattgacaacccctattcgcgttggttgcgaggatttatttgttttgtgcagatacgagggactcgcgcgtagcctcctactggattgataccttggttctcaaaaactgagggaaatacttacgctactttgctgcatcatcccttcctcttcggggaaaaccaacgcagtgctcaataggtagcaggCTGTCAGCGCGCCGCCGCCCACCAGAACGGTCCCTGGTGCGCGCATCCCGCTGGTGCTCTCACGTGTTGCGGGAGAGAGAGCGTCGCAGCATGGCACCCCATCCCTCGCGCGAGCGGTCTCCAGGACGCCCACGGCGGCCATCTCGGTCACCTTCGTCGTCGTCACGCCTGTCTGGGCAACGTTCGGCTCGCCCCTGCTCAGCACGCCGGTCCCTAGGGGCGATGGTGCCGTCGATGACACGCCGGTACGAGGTGAACTCGTGGACATCTGGGGGTGGAGGGTTGTCGTCGTCGCCGGCTGCCTTGGAGTGGTCCTCGTGGAGATCAAGATGGATGAGGACGCGGTGACGAAGCCCTCGCCGTCCACGGCGACGGTGCCCACGAGCCAGAAGAGTGAGCCACTTCACCTTCGGGATAGCGCTAGGATCAGCCGTCCATGCCCAGAGCGCCAAATCCCTTGTGTCTTCTTTGCGTCGAGAGCGCGGCTCGATGTAGTCGACTGAGCAGCCGCGACCGATGAGGAAGGTGGCGATGTACTCGTTCCACCCGTGCAGAGGAacaccctctgtcggtgtcaaaaccggcggatctcgggtagggggtcccgaactgtgtgtctaggcagatggtaacaggagacaagggacacaatgtttttacccaggttcgggccctctagatggaggtaaaaccctactcctgcttgattaatattgatgatatgggtagtacaagagtagatctaccacgagatcaaagaggctaaaccctagaagctagcctatggtatgattgtcgttcgtcctatggattaaaaccctctggtttatatagacaccggagagggttagggttacacag
This portion of the Triticum dicoccoides isolate Atlit2015 ecotype Zavitan chromosome 7A, WEW_v2.0, whole genome shotgun sequence genome encodes:
- the LOC119333469 gene encoding uncharacterized protein LOC119333469 codes for the protein MHQHHCADAVSRGNLPGAGYRIYVHEWRLEAHAENEDMLHHVRLCMEEGVPLHGWNEYIATFLIGRGCSVDYIEPRSRRKEDTRDLALWAWTADPSAIPKVKWLTLLARGHRRRGRRGLRHRVLIHLDLHEDHSKAAGDDDNPPPPDVHEFTSYRRVIDGTIAPRDRRAEQGRAERCPDRRDDDEGDRDGRRGRPGDRSREGWGAMLRRSLSRNT